The following coding sequences lie in one Halorarum halophilum genomic window:
- a CDS encoding recombinase family protein, with product MSDEPKVAVGYVRRSDKSDSSIESQIRDIHEYAEENGYEVDQVYNEGNRVSGWDDAREQYNEMRAAAKREEFDAVIARDGTRLGRDERERMRLWLDLAEWGIELHTKRRGYIDPDEPFSMVQEAFHASQSDHAKREEIEKAQAEIQLRVENGWWHGGLPKGTEYTADKRGLARGAEYETVMNIISAKEDGETHAEVSDEYGVATGTVTNILSRRAMYEYLRNHDEWRPAYTDSIGEIEQ from the coding sequence ATGAGTGATGAACCGAAGGTGGCCGTTGGATACGTTCGCCGGTCGGACAAGAGCGACTCTTCCATCGAATCGCAGATACGGGACATCCACGAGTACGCCGAGGAGAACGGATACGAAGTTGACCAAGTCTACAACGAGGGGAATCGCGTGTCCGGGTGGGACGATGCCCGCGAGCAATACAACGAGATGCGGGCCGCCGCCAAACGCGAAGAGTTCGATGCAGTCATCGCTCGCGACGGGACGCGACTCGGGCGTGACGAACGTGAACGGATGCGTCTGTGGTTAGACCTCGCCGAGTGGGGTATCGAACTCCACACGAAACGCCGCGGGTATATCGACCCAGACGAGCCGTTCTCAATGGTTCAGGAGGCATTTCACGCGAGCCAGTCTGACCACGCAAAACGGGAAGAAATCGAGAAAGCTCAAGCGGAAATCCAACTGCGCGTAGAGAACGGTTGGTGGCACGGGGGTCTACCGAAGGGAACGGAGTACACCGCGGACAAGCGAGGACTCGCTCGCGGCGCCGAGTACGAAACCGTCATGAACATAATCTCCGCTAAGGAAGACGGCGAGACGCATGCCGAGGTCTCTGATGAGTACGGCGTCGCTACGGGTACCGTGACGAACATCCTCTCACGCCGAGCCATGTACGAATACCTCCGTAACCATGACGAGTGGCGGCCGGCGTATACCGACAGTATTGGGGAGATTGAACAGTAG
- a CDS encoding N-6 DNA methylase yields the protein MDEHGALDKVQRELEDKYGPKRVVREPSFGEGGKSLRPDILVFTDEERTTPFLALEYSSLSTSHRRNEDIEQVRSYIQQIGAPFGAIVSGELRYIFKIDQHDELIEVPISDYPDISDVPDVGPRPIGSHNLFEFLVARTRDQLSSEHSWRISSEFAQQLYRKYEADSLSVSLHSGDEFDEGIARVDTSIQQRHESYAPDVTPIDSPVLRTVFSVFSNYDLASTSLDIRRQIVDDTFMSDFFDSEGEKFSTPPEVANALVELLNINNEEVVLDPASGWGYTLRAANEYTDDVVGVEVNPGVNNAALFFNDLLEKSGTYVTGDFLEMAIQEERDSLPNTQLSWFGTEADADSQPQIPVEFDRIILDPPYGGRPSDEVIEYINEGGRVQLHEAFLSLALDRLAEGGRLAAILPTTTLAADRSAWLREKITLDYDVRGVIEIGSSQLFPYLNLSLVILVIDNTNERRREFPGVVFDEGTSPTEELPRAVEQILNREAELVRIDDPSESILPSELLGMAQAERQLHERFDRVASLGEVAAQIDGGARLSDNELEGNVPYLKLGADLDDSKTSVEDDKPVAGSTDVLVAIKATPGKIYRPEQTVVPSSNWAIVRFDSEDAALVYAAYLASEPGNQQLTSMSRGATIQYVPLRRVSDVIVPVYSDNELAEKARQVRAKRQQHLAQQGEFSDIDFEGVF from the coding sequence ATGGACGAACACGGGGCACTAGACAAAGTCCAACGAGAACTTGAGGATAAGTACGGCCCCAAACGTGTTGTCCGTGAGCCATCTTTCGGAGAAGGTGGGAAGTCTCTTCGACCAGATATCCTTGTCTTTACAGATGAGGAGCGAACTACTCCTTTCCTTGCCCTCGAATATAGTAGCCTCAGCACTTCTCACAGAAGGAATGAGGATATTGAGCAGGTACGTAGCTATATCCAGCAGATTGGCGCGCCGTTTGGAGCGATTGTTTCTGGAGAGCTCCGATACATCTTCAAGATTGACCAACATGATGAGCTAATTGAGGTCCCGATTTCGGACTATCCAGATATTAGTGATGTACCAGATGTAGGTCCCAGACCAATCGGTTCCCATAACCTATTCGAGTTCCTCGTCGCCAGAACAAGGGACCAACTTTCGTCAGAACATTCCTGGCGAATTTCAAGTGAGTTCGCTCAACAACTCTATCGTAAATATGAGGCTGACAGCCTCTCGGTCTCCCTTCATTCAGGAGATGAGTTTGATGAGGGAATTGCACGTGTAGACACGTCTATTCAGCAGCGCCATGAGTCGTACGCCCCGGACGTAACCCCTATCGACTCCCCAGTACTTCGGACAGTTTTCTCTGTCTTCTCAAACTACGACCTTGCGAGTACGTCACTCGACATCCGGCGTCAAATTGTTGATGATACCTTCATGAGCGACTTCTTCGATAGTGAGGGGGAGAAATTTTCAACTCCTCCAGAAGTAGCTAACGCCCTTGTGGAGTTGCTGAACATTAACAATGAGGAAGTAGTACTTGACCCTGCTTCTGGATGGGGCTATACTCTCAGGGCAGCTAACGAGTACACCGACGATGTTGTAGGAGTAGAAGTTAATCCAGGCGTAAATAATGCCGCCCTGTTCTTCAACGACCTTCTGGAGAAGTCGGGAACGTACGTGACTGGAGACTTTCTGGAGATGGCTATCCAGGAGGAGCGAGATTCACTCCCCAATACTCAATTGAGCTGGTTTGGAACTGAAGCTGACGCTGATTCTCAGCCGCAGATTCCTGTTGAGTTTGACCGAATTATCTTGGACCCCCCCTATGGGGGTCGTCCCTCAGATGAGGTCATTGAATATATCAACGAGGGGGGCCGTGTGCAACTTCATGAGGCGTTCCTCTCACTGGCGTTAGACCGGCTAGCGGAGGGTGGGCGTTTAGCTGCCATCTTACCGACGACTACTCTAGCAGCGGACCGTAGCGCTTGGTTGCGAGAGAAAATCACCCTCGATTACGATGTGCGGGGAGTCATTGAGATTGGGAGTTCCCAACTTTTCCCCTATCTCAATCTCAGTTTGGTTATCCTTGTAATCGATAACACTAACGAGCGGAGAAGGGAGTTCCCGGGGGTCGTATTTGATGAAGGTACGAGTCCCACGGAAGAACTACCGCGAGCTGTCGAGCAAATCCTAAACCGTGAGGCGGAACTTGTTCGTATTGATGACCCCTCGGAGTCCATTCTGCCCAGTGAACTCCTTGGAATGGCACAAGCAGAGCGCCAACTTCATGAGCGATTTGATAGGGTGGCCTCCTTGGGAGAGGTTGCTGCACAAATTGATGGGGGGGCTCGTCTCTCTGATAATGAATTGGAAGGAAATGTACCCTATCTAAAACTCGGTGCTGACCTTGACGATTCCAAGACGTCCGTGGAGGATGACAAGCCCGTTGCGGGTTCCACTGATGTTCTCGTCGCTATCAAGGCGACCCCCGGAAAGATTTACCGGCCAGAGCAGACCGTTGTTCCCTCCTCAAATTGGGCAATCGTACGCTTCGATTCAGAGGACGCCGCACTAGTATACGCTGCGTATCTGGCCTCCGAACCTGGGAATCAACAACTCACGTCGATGTCACGGGGGGCGACGATTCAGTACGTGCCTCTTCGTCGAGTTAGTGACGTTATCGTCCCTGTTTACTCGGACAATGAACTCGCCGAGAAAGCGAGGCAGGTCCGCGCAAAAAGACAACAGCATCTCGCACAACAGGGAGAATTTTCTGACATTGATTTTGAGGGGGTGTTCTAG
- a CDS encoding DUF6884 domain-containing protein, giving the protein MEIGLLSCTKSKREHAARPADLYMESAFFRKARQYAESAHGSWYILSAKYHLLNPNGPAIEPYDDTLSGAPVSRKRDWAQTVYRQLTEEGLLEDGNRFVFHAGRDYYDELLPLLEEADISIETPTDGLRFGETLSWYNDRL; this is encoded by the coding sequence ATGGAAATCGGACTTCTGAGTTGCACCAAGAGCAAGCGTGAGCACGCTGCACGACCAGCGGACCTGTACATGGAGTCAGCGTTCTTTCGGAAGGCGCGCCAATACGCTGAGTCCGCCCACGGCTCTTGGTATATCCTCTCCGCGAAGTACCATCTCCTCAATCCAAACGGCCCAGCGATTGAACCATACGATGATACACTGAGCGGTGCGCCTGTAAGCCGGAAGCGCGACTGGGCTCAGACAGTGTATCGCCAACTCACGGAAGAAGGCCTGCTTGAGGACGGCAACCGATTCGTGTTCCACGCTGGACGCGACTATTACGACGAGTTGCTCCCGCTCCTTGAAGAGGCAGACATCTCGATTGAGACGCCTACTGACGGGCTCCGGTTTGGAGAGACGCTATCGTGGTATAATGACCGACTCTGA
- a CDS encoding SWIM zinc finger family protein, producing MDVFSVTFALDEPEQESEAHCNCDYDGDSEEDPCRHIKAAAGAFKLALEGGEAQIHRSQRDALRRERVRFVDGPDPMTKDDWLDATDGRLTVGGMDSVV from the coding sequence GTGGACGTGTTCTCGGTCACGTTCGCGCTCGACGAGCCAGAGCAGGAGTCGGAGGCGCACTGCAACTGTGATTACGACGGTGACTCTGAGGAGGACCCGTGCCGCCATATCAAGGCTGCCGCGGGGGCGTTCAAACTGGCCCTCGAAGGTGGTGAGGCGCAGATTCACCGGTCCCAGAGAGACGCACTTCGACGTGAGCGTGTGAGATTCGTCGACGGCCCTGACCCGATGACGAAGGACGACTGGTTGGACGCAACTGATGGCCGGTTAACGGTCGGTGGTATGGATTCCGTCGTCTGA
- a CDS encoding helix-turn-helix transcriptional regulator: MDGEESISTGDVDDVKTYVTGAPHGVNVHFQLNDNNQFYDECLEAWREMHSETGRKGHSHYPFALSRLNASWTTNDDYQTVGMFSTVMHYGRTNDDGSWTQYNSYHHNLYDDPSAGSQGIAKNAAKRKVIVHKRSPELTYEDGNAYSWPAGWHSDQTYEGTAITVQASYVDDLTDVVVDALELLAAAYGKERVKEFASRVIDETVRFDSVEVHHRFDRMMTDAAVETLRDSARLVATGNADGKEKGEIEKGHYKLWGFSSTNLEEIGFDDTIEYEYDLRGETYTDEVKCHKHYLKVYQHQLAEQLGPNHALGNPKLEAKLYKAHPAPAWDAVIEHLNTVLNAHMDWAGIQQDDLIADDWYDPKGNGPLGGNAIETTIPTTYKTRLKEYFKSDGLQKTVIGMLFNRRTMSAHDLMHLIVRESYNGRVSYDRLADRTGLSKSTIGKHVKSFEEENLVNKESHGRAGMFVHISEFAKKHLSGLLNKMRDHGTFVDELRERRKDRETDDSKSDHNNTAREHADEDDERRKDDPSTPELTTVDTHSVESTWVPLSDTGFSLQDVAWYLTDGVFGENDVALKRHS, translated from the coding sequence ATGGATGGTGAGGAATCCATCTCGACCGGCGACGTCGACGACGTAAAAACATACGTCACAGGTGCCCCGCATGGGGTCAACGTCCACTTCCAACTCAACGACAACAACCAGTTCTACGACGAGTGTCTGGAGGCGTGGCGCGAGATGCACAGCGAGACCGGTCGGAAGGGCCACTCGCATTACCCGTTCGCCCTGAGTCGTCTGAACGCCTCGTGGACGACCAACGACGACTACCAAACCGTGGGGATGTTCAGCACGGTGATGCACTACGGTCGCACCAACGACGACGGGTCGTGGACGCAGTACAATAGCTACCACCACAACCTGTACGACGACCCGTCGGCGGGGTCGCAGGGTATCGCCAAAAACGCCGCGAAGCGCAAAGTCATCGTCCACAAACGGTCGCCCGAACTCACGTACGAGGATGGGAACGCGTACAGTTGGCCAGCGGGATGGCACTCGGACCAGACCTACGAGGGCACGGCCATCACCGTTCAAGCATCGTACGTTGATGACCTGACAGACGTCGTCGTCGACGCACTCGAACTCCTCGCCGCCGCGTACGGCAAGGAGAGGGTGAAAGAGTTCGCCAGCAGGGTCATCGACGAGACCGTACGCTTCGATAGCGTGGAAGTTCACCACCGCTTCGACCGGATGATGACCGATGCCGCGGTCGAGACCCTCCGCGACTCCGCTCGTCTCGTGGCTACGGGAAACGCCGACGGTAAAGAGAAAGGCGAAATCGAAAAAGGCCACTACAAGCTCTGGGGCTTCAGTTCGACGAACCTTGAGGAAATCGGGTTCGATGACACCATCGAGTACGAGTACGACCTCCGCGGCGAAACGTACACTGACGAGGTCAAGTGTCACAAGCACTACCTCAAGGTCTACCAGCACCAACTCGCCGAACAGCTCGGCCCCAACCACGCGCTCGGCAATCCGAAACTTGAGGCCAAACTCTACAAGGCCCACCCCGCACCCGCGTGGGATGCGGTCATCGAACATCTTAACACCGTCTTGAATGCCCATATGGACTGGGCAGGCATCCAGCAGGACGACCTCATCGCCGATGACTGGTACGACCCTAAAGGGAACGGCCCACTCGGCGGCAATGCCATCGAGACTACCATCCCCACGACGTACAAGACAAGACTCAAGGAGTACTTCAAATCTGATGGCCTGCAGAAAACCGTCATTGGGATGCTGTTCAATCGGCGTACAATGTCCGCCCATGACCTGATGCACCTCATCGTCCGCGAGAGCTACAACGGTCGTGTGTCGTACGACCGCCTCGCAGACCGAACGGGCCTATCGAAGTCTACCATCGGAAAGCACGTGAAGTCGTTCGAAGAGGAGAACCTAGTCAATAAGGAATCTCACGGACGCGCAGGGATGTTTGTTCACATCAGCGAGTTCGCTAAGAAGCACCTGTCAGGCCTTCTCAACAAGATGCGTGACCACGGAACGTTCGTAGACGAACTCCGCGAACGTCGCAAAGACCGCGAAACGGACGATTCGAAGAGCGACCACAACAACACTGCTCGCGAGCACGCTGACGAGGACGACGAGCGGAGGAAGGACGACCCGTCAACGCCAGAGCTGACTACCGTGGACACTCACTCTGTCGAGTCTACATGGGTTCCGTTGTCTGATACTGGCTTCAGTCTCCAAGACGTGGCGTGGTACCTCACCGACGGTGTGTTCGGTGAGAATGATGTGGCTTTGAAACGCCACTCGTAG
- a CDS encoding HFX_2341 family transcriptional regulator domain-containing protein produces the protein MNIHIVPHGRITSHVKRGLRAYSGADKVCLLTSDAFENEGVKLQNDLVEFGYDVESHLIDAFDIRSVVDTIVSIAKQYPADNFFINITGGTNLVAGGATSSAFFIGATPYYVLEPQGEDEDIDDLVIELPAPTQPLTFEIEGLQRDLLVTLGRWDEEGRTGVIMREIGEELGESAQKISYHVDQLEERGLVERSPSGRTKHVSLTDVGKLYLKWTGVE, from the coding sequence GTGAACATACACATCGTCCCTCACGGTCGTATCACTTCCCACGTGAAGCGTGGGCTTCGCGCCTACTCGGGGGCCGATAAGGTGTGTCTCCTCACCAGTGATGCTTTTGAAAATGAGGGTGTTAAACTTCAAAACGACCTCGTCGAGTTTGGATACGATGTTGAAAGCCACCTGATTGATGCATTCGACATCCGAAGCGTGGTAGATACTATTGTCAGCATCGCCAAACAGTATCCCGCAGACAACTTCTTCATCAACATTACAGGAGGGACGAATCTTGTCGCAGGGGGTGCGACATCTTCTGCCTTCTTTATTGGAGCGACACCCTACTACGTCCTTGAACCGCAGGGCGAAGACGAGGATATTGATGACCTTGTTATCGAACTCCCAGCCCCTACCCAACCACTCACATTTGAAATTGAAGGACTCCAGAGAGACCTTCTCGTCACTCTCGGCAGATGGGATGAAGAAGGCCGAACCGGCGTTATAATGCGCGAGATTGGGGAGGAACTGGGAGAGTCTGCACAGAAAATCAGTTACCATGTCGACCAGCTGGAGGAACGGGGGTTAGTCGAGCGGAGCCCTTCTGGACGTACCAAACACGTCTCCCTTACGGATGTGGGGAAGCTGTATCTCAAGTGGACAGGAGTGGAGTGA
- a CDS encoding PH domain-containing protein, with amino-acid sequence MVRNNPQRWSTILGTPFVIAGLWLYFGQSQYPTNVGIPFLFFGIFIAAIGVYVQRVSPEPPSLQDNEEIVATRHPTQRVAVVKVVVGFPLLIATVYLLYFTQVPYIYPTISLVTGLFFFSTGLYTYWSNQLTSYYVTTERIIKEYRFLALRREELPLRKVRGVQERKTVTETLVGLGNVRVASGGGRSLEIVMRNMGNPEQFAAEIRKSMAGK; translated from the coding sequence ATGGTTCGAAATAACCCTCAACGGTGGAGTACGATTCTAGGAACTCCATTTGTAATTGCTGGTCTCTGGCTATATTTCGGCCAGTCTCAGTATCCGACCAACGTTGGCATCCCCTTCCTTTTCTTTGGAATATTCATCGCCGCTATCGGTGTGTATGTTCAACGAGTCTCACCAGAACCTCCCAGTCTCCAAGACAACGAGGAAATAGTCGCAACACGACATCCGACACAACGCGTTGCAGTTGTGAAGGTTGTTGTTGGCTTCCCCTTGTTAATCGCAACTGTATATTTGCTCTACTTCACACAGGTTCCCTACATTTACCCAACAATCTCACTCGTGACAGGGTTATTCTTTTTCTCCACTGGGCTCTACACATACTGGTCCAATCAGCTTACGAGCTATTACGTAACCACAGAGCGAATAATCAAAGAGTATCGATTTTTAGCATTACGAAGAGAGGAACTTCCCCTTAGAAAGGTTCGGGGAGTACAGGAGCGGAAGACCGTTACTGAGACTCTTGTGGGGCTGGGTAATGTACGGGTCGCTAGTGGTGGGGGGCGCTCGCTCGAAATCGTAATGCGGAACATGGGGAACCCTGAACAATTTGCAGCAGAAATTCGCAAATCAATGGCGGGCAAATAA
- a CDS encoding type II toxin-antitoxin system antitoxin SocA domain-containing protein, with protein MHRKLLPLALLGACEGDEIEGRTRLQKLVFLMEQELEEESKSSLDSPDYGFIAYDYGPFSKELYDDLDSLEDADLIDVEEEDITDGKVKYTYRLTEEGRSWARHLIDNEGATGVYSLAEDLKEEYNDMLLSDLINKVYAEYPEYAKNSVW; from the coding sequence ATGCACAGGAAATTGCTCCCACTGGCATTATTGGGTGCTTGTGAGGGAGATGAAATTGAGGGTCGCACGCGCCTTCAGAAGCTCGTCTTCCTTATGGAGCAGGAGTTAGAAGAGGAGTCAAAGTCATCGCTTGACAGCCCAGACTACGGCTTCATCGCATACGACTACGGGCCATTCTCCAAAGAGTTGTACGATGATTTGGATTCATTGGAGGATGCTGACCTTATCGACGTCGAAGAAGAGGATATCACGGACGGGAAGGTGAAATACACCTACCGTCTCACAGAAGAAGGCCGGTCTTGGGCACGGCATTTAATAGATAACGAGGGAGCAACAGGGGTCTATTCGCTGGCCGAGGACCTCAAAGAAGAATACAACGATATGCTACTCTCTGACCTCATTAACAAAGTATACGCTGAATATCCTGAATATGCGAAGAACAGCGTTTGGTAG
- a CDS encoding DUF262 domain-containing protein has translation MVDELTPETNSVAETLPQLNNSLFIPCLQRDYCWSQKQVEMLWDSLLRGLPLGSLLIWERTGRNREDPAYEFIRHYVDERGYSHEEEVRRYSERLPDFPESYSLVLDGQQRLTSFYIGIFGSYTTRIHGAWKKNESSYNRRHLYLDLFSGTKDDNHDRGLVHEFDFRKSGGLNSAGDSFWLKVGALMEGDDELTTDAFLKEEQFLDEVRAEFPTSLSDAQRSDAMDSAKQLWSGVHEREAILHETTITDEKTARELFIRRNKGGIELSGVDILLALLTGYWDTVEEAGTPTDAKNEIEQLTERLSGNERLSEEGFSFGKRFTLRTLLLLSGETPSFRKDGRYDGELLTTAEDIFRDNEFEQAIEDAFELAADLGFHDAALSSKTVLTPVVQFLYENDYDTSGENENIHYWLATSVLNSIFGDIGSQQVLETARNHVWESDGDEFPAVEILEDLSGRGATTHLDEGVLDQLLNEVSYQSGARLNVLLTHLYHGDRRAGHAEYEVDHIFPRGKLSKEEFLKQHDVAPEQVGWYREHRDHIANLQLLPNDGENQSKGDRDFSDWLERVEASKVDNLTDKKEYFDIHRIPRDESLHKYPRFERFLMDERGRTQLIREELRRTLPLNNPY, from the coding sequence GTGGTTGACGAGTTAACGCCTGAGACTAATTCAGTCGCAGAGACACTCCCTCAACTGAACAACTCACTGTTCATCCCGTGTCTTCAACGTGACTACTGTTGGAGTCAGAAGCAAGTAGAAATGCTCTGGGACTCGTTGCTACGCGGTCTCCCACTTGGGTCCCTGTTAATATGGGAGAGAACGGGCAGAAACCGTGAAGACCCCGCCTATGAGTTTATCAGGCATTACGTCGACGAACGAGGTTATTCACACGAAGAAGAGGTTCGTCGTTACAGCGAGCGACTCCCTGACTTTCCAGAATCATACTCACTGGTTCTTGATGGTCAACAGCGGTTGACCTCGTTCTATATCGGAATATTCGGGAGTTATACTACGCGAATCCATGGAGCGTGGAAGAAGAACGAGAGTTCATACAATCGTCGACACCTATACCTTGACCTATTCTCTGGAACGAAGGATGACAACCATGACCGCGGTCTTGTACACGAATTCGACTTTAGGAAGAGTGGGGGCCTCAACAGTGCCGGCGATAGCTTTTGGCTCAAGGTAGGGGCTCTCATGGAGGGTGACGACGAGCTCACAACGGATGCGTTTCTCAAGGAGGAGCAGTTCTTAGACGAGGTTCGAGCTGAATTTCCAACATCACTTAGCGACGCTCAGCGGTCGGACGCGATGGACAGCGCAAAGCAACTGTGGTCGGGGGTGCATGAGCGAGAAGCCATCCTGCACGAAACGACGATTACTGACGAAAAGACTGCTCGAGAGTTGTTCATCCGTCGAAACAAAGGTGGGATAGAACTCTCTGGAGTCGACATTCTGCTTGCATTGCTCACGGGGTATTGGGACACGGTTGAGGAAGCGGGAACTCCAACAGATGCAAAAAATGAGATTGAACAGCTCACCGAACGACTCTCCGGAAACGAACGGCTTTCTGAAGAGGGATTCTCGTTCGGCAAACGATTCACCCTCAGAACTCTGCTCTTGCTTTCCGGCGAGACACCTTCTTTCAGAAAAGATGGCCGATACGACGGTGAGCTTCTCACAACGGCAGAGGACATCTTCCGTGATAACGAGTTCGAACAGGCCATTGAGGATGCGTTCGAACTCGCTGCAGACCTGGGATTTCACGATGCAGCTCTCTCCAGCAAGACTGTCCTTACACCGGTTGTCCAATTTCTCTACGAGAATGACTATGATACATCTGGAGAGAACGAGAACATTCACTATTGGCTTGCCACGTCAGTGTTGAACAGCATCTTCGGTGACATCGGGTCACAGCAAGTACTCGAAACAGCCCGAAACCATGTCTGGGAATCTGATGGAGACGAATTCCCAGCAGTAGAGATATTAGAGGACTTGAGCGGTCGCGGAGCGACTACACATCTTGACGAGGGGGTTCTCGACCAATTACTAAATGAAGTCAGCTACCAGTCGGGGGCTCGACTGAACGTACTATTAACACATCTCTATCATGGAGACCGGCGTGCTGGCCACGCGGAGTACGAAGTAGACCACATATTCCCACGAGGGAAGTTATCTAAAGAGGAATTCCTCAAGCAGCACGATGTCGCACCAGAACAGGTGGGCTGGTATCGGGAGCATCGAGACCATATCGCGAATCTACAGCTCCTCCCTAATGATGGAGAGAACCAATCGAAAGGCGACCGTGACTTCAGTGATTGGTTAGAAAGAGTGGAAGCCAGTAAAGTAGATAATTTGACCGACAAAAAAGAGTACTTCGATATCCATCGAATTCCACGGGACGAATCTCTGCACAAGTACCCGCGGTTTGAACGTTTCTTGATGGATGAACGTGGACGGACGCAGCTCATAAGAGAAGAACTGAGGCGGACGTTGCCCCTCAATAACCCATATTGA
- a CDS encoding SOS response-associated peptidase — translation MCGRTSLAIDLTVLTERFDAHPAAGVTIRPRYNIAPRDDLLAIQNDAPAEFDLLEWGFIPQWADDPEEGPQPINARSETVTEKPMFREAFESRRCLIPADGFYEWTGTRGSKQPYRIERPDRSPFAYAGLWETWTPAEGEPRVTCTILTTDANEVVAPIHDRMPVILEEQHEETWLTGGSPDKLQSVLTPYPSEELHAYPVSTRVNSPRNDSADLLEALDIGDQSGLGDFAG, via the coding sequence ATGTGCGGCCGCACGTCACTCGCCATCGACCTTACCGTCCTCACGGAGCGGTTCGACGCCCATCCCGCTGCCGGCGTCACCATTCGCCCACGGTATAATATCGCTCCCAGGGACGACTTGCTCGCCATCCAGAACGACGCGCCCGCAGAGTTCGACCTGCTCGAGTGGGGCTTCATCCCCCAGTGGGCTGACGACCCCGAGGAGGGCCCCCAGCCCATCAACGCGCGCTCAGAGACTGTCACCGAGAAGCCCATGTTCCGCGAGGCGTTCGAGTCGCGGCGCTGTCTCATCCCCGCCGACGGCTTCTACGAGTGGACGGGCACGCGTGGGTCGAAGCAGCCATACCGCATCGAGCGCCCCGACCGCTCTCCGTTCGCGTACGCAGGATTGTGGGAGACTTGGACGCCCGCGGAAGGTGAGCCACGCGTCACCTGCACCATCCTCACCACAGATGCGAACGAGGTCGTCGCCCCAATCCACGACCGGATGCCCGTCATCCTCGAAGAACAGCACGAGGAGACGTGGCTCACTGGCGGGTCGCCCGACAAACTCCAGTCGGTGCTGACGCCGTACCCAAGCGAGGAATTACACGCCTACCCCGTGTCGACGCGAGTGAACAGCCCGCGGAATGATTCGGCGGACCTGCTTGAGGCACTCGACATCGGCGACCAGTCCGGGCTCGGCGATTTTGCCGGATAA
- a CDS encoding TrmB family transcriptional regulator: MVDSYDLDESLQTIMEWGKYEAAAYRVLVRYGPLEASEVVVRADIPQGRVYDILNNLHSQDAVVKQGVQPTNWDAQNPRKLIEPNQRRFEDMAVEAIEALEPAYDLNLESESHPAWVTTGVAAASVKARELFEQAQERIWILERTFWLSSRDKDLLQSKAEEGIDVRIVGWSGRQALQNVAEEIPSAKFREADKVDTSFYVGDEGTVLINLNQGDTGMLFHDAGTAKIFTEHFASIYESANKVHA, encoded by the coding sequence GTGGTAGATAGCTACGACCTCGATGAGTCGCTCCAAACAATCATGGAGTGGGGAAAGTACGAAGCAGCCGCTTACAGGGTCCTTGTTCGCTATGGGCCCTTAGAAGCATCTGAGGTCGTAGTTCGAGCGGACATCCCCCAAGGACGTGTTTACGATATCCTGAACAATTTACACAGCCAAGACGCGGTTGTGAAACAGGGTGTCCAACCGACGAACTGGGATGCGCAAAATCCTCGAAAGCTCATTGAGCCAAATCAGCGAAGATTCGAAGATATGGCTGTTGAGGCGATTGAGGCTCTGGAGCCCGCGTATGACCTAAATCTTGAATCGGAATCGCATCCCGCATGGGTAACTACCGGTGTCGCTGCTGCGTCGGTCAAGGCTCGTGAGCTCTTCGAGCAGGCGCAGGAACGAATTTGGATTCTTGAACGTACGTTCTGGCTTTCATCCAGAGACAAAGACCTCCTTCAATCGAAGGCTGAGGAAGGGATTGATGTGAGAATTGTGGGCTGGAGTGGCCGTCAAGCACTCCAAAACGTTGCAGAGGAGATTCCGAGTGCCAAATTCAGGGAAGCTGATAAGGTTGATACCTCGTTCTATGTGGGCGATGAAGGGACGGTATTGATTAATCTCAATCAAGGCGATACAGGGATGCTCTTCCATGATGCTGGCACAGCAAAGATTTTCACAGAGCACTTCGCATCAATTTATGAGTCAGCAAACAAGGTGCACGCATAA